CACGCCGAGGGACAGCGCCGCCATCTCGTCGTCAGCGGTCGCCTGCATCGACAGCCCCCAGCGGCTGCGCTGGAAGAACCAGACGAACACGACCAGGAGCACGATGGCCGCGACGAAGCTCCAGATATAGACCTGGCCAAAGACCATGCCGAAAAAGCGCGCCGGCTCACGCGGGAAGACGGGCGGGTCGAAGACCACCGTGTCCGTCCCCCACGTGAAGCCCACCAGCGCGCGGAAGAAGAACGAGAGGCCGGCTGTGACCATGATGACGGCCAGGATGGACTCGCCGATCATCCGGCGCAGGAAGAGCCGCTCCGTCACCAGCCCGAGGATGAAGCCGGTGACGAGCGTACACGCGAGCGCGACGGGGAACGGGAAGCCCCACTGGTAGTAGGTGAGGCAGAGGTAGGCGCCGATCAACGTCAGCTCGCCCATGGCGAGGTTCAGGACGCCCGAGCACTTGTAGATGAGCGTCCAGCCGAGCGCCACCAGCGCGTAGATGGAGCCCACCATGATGCCCGAGAGGAACAGCTCGAGGAAGATCGCCATCACGTCCCCGGCGCCGTGACCACGCCCAGCGTGGTCTTCGAGTGGGACACCCGGCCGTCCTCGTACGTGATCGTGGTGTCCAGGTGGATCTCGGTCGTCCCCGAGTAGAGTCCCTCGACGATATCTCGGTATCGCTCCTCGAGGAACGCGCGCCTGAGCTTCCGCGTGCGCGTCAGCTCCTCATCGTCCGCGTCGAACTCCTTGTGCAGGTTGACAAAGCGGCGGATGCGCGCGGCTGCGGGCAGCCCTTTGTTCACGTGGGCGACCCCCTCCGCGACGAGCGCCCGGACCTCCGGCTTCTGCGACAGCTCGGGATAGGAGGTGTACGGGATGTGGTGGTCCTCCGCCCACTTGCCGACTACGCCGGCGTCGATGCAGATCACGGCGGTCACCGTGTCCCGCCCGTGGCCCAGGATCCAGGCGTCCTTGATGTACGGGCTGAACTTGAGCCGGGTCTCGATGTACTGGGGCGAAAACCGGCTCCCGTCGGCGAGTGTCATCACGTCCTTGCGGCGGTCGAAGACCACCAGGTGGCCGTCCCCGTCGATGAAGCCGATGTCGCCGGAGTGGAGCCAGCCGTCCCGGAGCGTGCGCACGGTCTCCTCCGGCATCTTGTAGTAGCCGTTGAAGACGCACGGGCTCCGGGAAAGGATCTCACCGTCCGGGGCGACGCAGACCTCGGTCTCGGGGATCGGCAAGCCCACCGTGTCGAACTTCACGTCACCGTCCCGATGGAGGACCGAGATTCCCGCGATCTCGGTCTGGCCGTAGATCTGCTTCAGGTTCACCCCGATGGCGTGGAAAAAGCGCAGGTGGTCGGGGCCGAGGGCGGCCCCGCCGGTGTAGGCGTGACGGATCCGGCCGAGCCCCAGGTGGTCCCGGAGCTTCCTGAAGACCAGCAGGCCGGCGAGCGTGTTGGCGAGCCCGAGCCAGGCCGGGACCTGCGCCTTGGCGAACCGGAGGTCGGCCACGCGGCCCCCGATCTTCAGCGCCCAGCTGTAGACGCGCCGCTTGAGCTTCGGCGCGTCCAGCACCTTGACCTGGACGGTCCGCACCATCTGCTCGTAGATGCGTGGCGGCGAGAAGAGCACCTGCGGGCCGATCTCGCGGATGTCGTGCTGGACCGTCTCGGGGTCCTCCGGGAAGTTCAGCGTGAAGCCGGCCTGGAGGCCGCACGAGATGGACATCATCTGCTCGCCGATCCAGGCGAAGGGGAGGAACGAGACGAAGTCGTCGCTTTCGCGACACGGGTCCACCGCCAGCATGTTCTGGCCCATCTTGAGCATGTTGGTGTGGGTGAGGAGCGCCCCCTTGGGCTGGGCCGTGGTGCCGGACGTGTAGAAGAGGAGCGCCACACCGTCCCCGGTTCCCCGGGCCACCATCCGCTCGAAGGCTTCCGGGTCCCGTGCATCGAACTCGTGCCCCAGGCGGCGGACCTCGGCCAGGCTCATGAGGCACGGGTCCGAGTATCCTCGCATCCCCTTCGGGTCGTCCCAGATGATCCGCTCCAGCTTGGGGCAGCGCTCCTTGATAGCCAGCCCCTTGTCCACCTCCTGCTGGCCCTCGCCGACCAGGAAGCGGGCATCCGAATGGTCCACCACGTACTGGACCTCGTCGATCAGCGCGTCCTGGTAGAGCCAGACGACGACGCCGCCCACGGCGAGCACCGCCATCTCCGCCCAGAGCCCCTCGGGCCGGTTGTGACCGATCAGCGCCACCTTGTCGCCGCGGTTGAGGCCGAGCGCGGTGAACCCGAGCGCGAGGAAGCGCACCTGGGCCAGGTACTGGCGCCAGGTCACCGGGCGCCAGATGCCGAACTCCTTCTCGCGCATGGCGACCTTGCGCTCACCATAGTGACGCGCGGTCTCCAGGAGGAGCTTCGTCAGCGATAGCTCCGGCGTGATCTGCACCCGCCGGGCATGGCCCTCACCGGCGCGACGCGTAGTCTGCCTCCTCTTCCCCCAGATAGGCGTCGTGCACCAGCGGGTCGGCCTGGATCTGCTCGGGGCTTCCCTCGGCGATCTTCTCGCCGAAGTTCAGAACCGCGACCCGGTGCGAGATGTCCATCACCACGCCCATATCGTGCTCGACGAGGACACAGGTCACACGCCAGCGCGGCTCCTCGTTGATGTCGAGGACGAAGCGCGCCATGTCCTCCACCTCTTCCAGGTTGAGCCCAGCCATGGGCTCGTCCAGGAGCAGGAGCTTCGGGCCGAGGGCAAGCGCCCGCCCGAGCTCGACGCGCTTCTGGAGCCCGTAGGGGAGCATCCCCACGACCTTGTCGCGGAGGTGGGTCATTTCCAGGAAGTCGATGATCTCACGCTCGATGAACTCCCGGTGCTCGATCTCCTCCCGGGCGGCCGGACCGACGTAGAGACTGCCCGTCAGGAGCCCGGTCCGCATGTGCATGTGGCGACCGAGGCGGATGTTGTCGAGCACGGTCATCCCGCTGAACAGCTCGATCTTCTGGAACGTCCGGGAGATTCCGAGCATGGCCCGCTGGTAGGGCTTGAGGCCGCCCAGATCCCTCCCCTCAAACGCAATGCGCCCGTGCTGAGGGTGGTAGAGGCCGTTGATGCAGTTGAGCAGCACCGTCTTGCCCGCCCCGTTGGGACCGATGAGGGAGAAGATCTCCCCCTGACGGACCTCCACGCTGACGCCGCGCAGGGCCTTGACGCCGCCGAACGCCAGGTGGATCCCCCCGGCCGTGAGGATCGGCTCACCCATCACGCCTTCCCGGTCCGCCCGATGATCGTCCGGGCAGGGTCGATCTCCTCGCGGAGAATCCTGAGCTCCTGACTCGTCGGTGGAGAAAGTTCCTCCACGCCCGTGGCCACGAGCGGCTTGAACTCCATCTCGGCCAACACCTCCTCGGGGGTGTAACCCTGGAGGACGCCGAGCAGCGTCATCTTCTTCGAGTCGTCGTCGAAGCCGAAGACGGCCCGCGAGGTCACGACGCGCCACGGTCCGGTCCCCGCCGGAAGCCCCGCGTGCTCGCGCGCCCCCGGGCTTCCGTCCAGGTACCCAGGCGAGGTGATGAAATCCACCCGCGGAACGAAGCGGCGCCGCTCGTGCATCATGATGACGATCGTCTTCCAGCAGTAAGAGGCGACCTCGTTGGCGCCTCCCGACCCCGGAAAGCGCTTCTTTGGCCTCGCGTAATCCTCCCCGAGCATCGTCGAGTTGATGTTGCCGTAGAGGTCGATCTGGGTCGCGCCGAGCACGCCGTAATCGACGAGGCCGACCTGGGCCTGGGCGAAGATCTGGTTCATGCTGGTCCACGCGATCGAGCGGTAGCAGTTCGAGGGCCCGCCCATGGTGTTGCGGACGAAGGGCGTGAGCGGGGTCGGCCCGATCGCGCCGAACTCGAAGACCTGGACGAGCTGCGGGGCCTGGATTCGCTGGGCCAGGATCGCCGCGACCTGGGGCATGCCGAAGCCGATGAAGGCGGTCTTCTGGTCCTCCAGGAGCCGGGCGCACTGGGCGATCATGAACTCGGCTTCGGTGAACTCCCGCGTCATGTCCGCCTCGACCCGGGTGTCCGGTCTCCGGTTCTCGCTCGCTCACCTTCGGCGGTCACCCGTCCGACCCACGCCTTCGGCGTGGGTGCCCGCGCGGGGCGGGGCCCCTCCGGATGCGCTCCCGCGGCGTGCGACCTTCGCCTTCGCGTCATGTTCATAGCCAGCGCGCACGAGCGAGCCCCGGGGTGTGCGATCCGGCTTCCCCAGCCCCGCTCGCTCACGACGGGTGCCCGACCGCCTTTCGGCATGCTCGCTCGAACCGGAGACCGGCCACCGGGCCGCGCTCGCCGCGCCTCCGGCGAATGGGCCGCTCGCGGTCGTCGGTCACCGGTAGCCCTCTTTGATGGTGGCGCGGCGACGCAGCTCGTTCAGCCGCGCGAGCCCCACCCGGTTCCCCAGCATCTCCTGGTCCGATCCGACGCTGTAGACATACTTGTCGAGGTACGCCTTCAGCTCACCCTGGCGCTCCAGCGTGTAGTACTCGGCAAAATGTTCGAAGTCCATCTCGTACACGCCGGGGAGGCCACCCGGATAGGCGCCGAACGGGGCGTACACGACCGCGTCCACCATATAGTACGGGATCGTCGTCTTGCCCGGGTCCTTCCGGATATCATCGTGGTCGATGATCTCGTCGGCGGAAACGATGACCTTCCTCGAGGCCATCGCTGTCTCCAGCGGCGAGACGCCGGGACCGAAGCACCGGGCGTTCCCGTACACGTCGGCTTGATGGGCGTGGATCAGCCCCACGTCGGGGTTGAGCGCGGGCACCAGGGCGACGGGCTTGCCGCCGAACGGATCTTTCACGACCGTAGCGCCGGAGTACTT
This region of Candidatus Rokuibacteriota bacterium genomic DNA includes:
- a CDS encoding ABC transporter ATP-binding protein, whose product is MGEPILTAGGIHLAFGGVKALRGVSVEVRQGEIFSLIGPNGAGKTVLLNCINGLYHPQHGRIAFEGRDLGGLKPYQRAMLGISRTFQKIELFSGMTVLDNIRLGRHMHMRTGLLTGSLYVGPAAREEIEHREFIEREIIDFLEMTHLRDKVVGMLPYGLQKRVELGRALALGPKLLLLDEPMAGLNLEEVEDMARFVLDINEEPRWRVTCVLVEHDMGVVMDISHRVAVLNFGEKIAEGSPEQIQADPLVHDAYLGEEEADYASRR
- a CDS encoding acyl CoA--acetate/3-ketoacid CoA transferase subunit beta; its protein translation is MTREFTEAEFMIAQCARLLEDQKTAFIGFGMPQVAAILAQRIQAPQLVQVFEFGAIGPTPLTPFVRNTMGGPSNCYRSIAWTSMNQIFAQAQVGLVDYGVLGATQIDLYGNINSTMLGEDYARPKKRFPGSGGANEVASYCWKTIVIMMHERRRFVPRVDFITSPGYLDGSPGAREHAGLPAGTGPWRVVTSRAVFGFDDDSKKMTLLGVLQGYTPEEVLAEMEFKPLVATGVEELSPPTSQELRILREEIDPARTIIGRTGKA
- a CDS encoding AMP-binding protein, which gives rise to MREKEFGIWRPVTWRQYLAQVRFLALGFTALGLNRGDKVALIGHNRPEGLWAEMAVLAVGGVVVWLYQDALIDEVQYVVDHSDARFLVGEGQQEVDKGLAIKERCPKLERIIWDDPKGMRGYSDPCLMSLAEVRRLGHEFDARDPEAFERMVARGTGDGVALLFYTSGTTAQPKGALLTHTNMLKMGQNMLAVDPCRESDDFVSFLPFAWIGEQMMSISCGLQAGFTLNFPEDPETVQHDIREIGPQVLFSPPRIYEQMVRTVQVKVLDAPKLKRRVYSWALKIGGRVADLRFAKAQVPAWLGLANTLAGLLVFRKLRDHLGLGRIRHAYTGGAALGPDHLRFFHAIGVNLKQIYGQTEIAGISVLHRDGDVKFDTVGLPIPETEVCVAPDGEILSRSPCVFNGYYKMPEETVRTLRDGWLHSGDIGFIDGDGHLVVFDRRKDVMTLADGSRFSPQYIETRLKFSPYIKDAWILGHGRDTVTAVICIDAGVVGKWAEDHHIPYTSYPELSQKPEVRALVAEGVAHVNKGLPAAARIRRFVNLHKEFDADDEELTRTRKLRRAFLEERYRDIVEGLYSGTTEIHLDTTITYEDGRVSHSKTTLGVVTAPGT
- a CDS encoding CoA transferase subunit A, coding for MEILSSGVGEFRFTDPDAVRVWMRDRKRRDFVDKTLTPAEAVGRFVADGDYVSFDFSSFTRGPLVLIREIIRQGRRDLWYCAKFTLMESTLLVAAGACSRIDVGFMGLGDTLSRAVEEGRVRVTEWTNGTLTLRHLAGGMGVPFLPTRALLGSDTLKYSGATVVKDPFGGKPVALVPALNPDVGLIHAHQADVYGNARCFGPGVSPLETAMASRKVIVSADEIIDHDDIRKDPGKTTIPYYMVDAVVYAPFGAYPGGLPGVYEMDFEHFAEYYTLERQGELKAYLDKYVYSVGSDQEMLGNRVGLARLNELRRRATIKEGYR
- a CDS encoding branched-chain amino acid ABC transporter permease, producing the protein MAIFLELFLSGIMVGSIYALVALGWTLIYKCSGVLNLAMGELTLIGAYLCLTYYQWGFPFPVALACTLVTGFILGLVTERLFLRRMIGESILAVIMVTAGLSFFFRALVGFTWGTDTVVFDPPVFPREPARFFGMVFGQVYIWSFVAAIVLLVVFVWFFQRSRWGLSMQATADDEMAALSLGVSAKRVYALAWAIAFMAAGVGGTLLGNINGLNISVGYLGLLVLPAVVLGGLNSVPGAIVGGIAIGVLQNLSDVYLGKLTQGGVKEIAPFVFMVIVLLIRPYGLWGWVKIERV